In Paenibacillus protaetiae, the genomic stretch TTCTCTAGCTCGTTCTCCTTCAGTAAGTCAAACAAACCCGCTGCTGCAATGGCCGGAGTTGTGAAACCACCTTGCGATCCAATTGTCGATCGGTAACAGGCTTCCAATAGCACATGTGCTGCCCTCTGTTGATCGATTGCCGCGATATCAGCCAAATACCTGTTTGTTGCTGGCCAATGAGAGATCCTCAGGAATTCGTGATATGCCAATACAAAACTTGATATGGCATTGTTATAATCCCCCAATGCCACGAAACACTGACCCAACTCTTTCATAATTGTGGGTTCCGGTGAATTTCTCTGTGACTTTATAAACTCCAAGGTGCGCACTAACTCTGTGGAAGTTGAGGCTCTAGCTATATACTGTCTAAGAAATTGATTCATTAATTTGGGGGCGTAAAAATAACTGTTTTCCTGATTCAATCTCTCTACCACCGAGCAAAACACATCAAAGGAGCCGGTACATAACTCCAGCAGTTCTTGAACAGTGTATTTTTGTCCGTCAAGTAGATATTGTTCGGAACCCCGGTAAATGCTGTCAGGCTCCTCGTCCATGTTGATGTCATACCCTGATGCTTCCTTTAAATCAACAGGCCAAAATCGAGGAGAGATTTCGGTCATAACAAATCGGCGATACCGCTCCGTAAAAGCTGCATGTTTCGTCTTATCATTGATTACTTCAGTCATTTCGAGTATATGACTACGCGTTTTTAACATTTGACCAGTATAATCACTGGAATGATTGGCTACAGTTTCCGTAAGCCCCCACAAGAGGTAAGGGTCCTCATCAAGGGATGACGTAATATAGGCCTCAAGGCATTCTTGTACTTTCCACTTGCCTACCGACCTTGCATAGTGCAGTAGCAGGTTGAACGCCGCTGAACGATCAAGAAGAAGAACCGCTTCAAATGCTTTAGTATGTAGACCACTGGTCTCTTTTCCTGTTGTGAGATAAGGCATCAAGTCAACCAAGGGCAACAGCACCGCCATAAATTGCATGGCCTTATCACGATTCGTAAGTCCGACCAACGATACCATATCGATAAGATGATATAGCGTAACGTCTTTATGGTATCCGTAGATCAACGAGGAGCGAATCCCGTACTGCATCCACTGCGAGGATTCATCTTTGAGCCCAACCCTGCCCATGATTGCTGATAAGCGGAGGAAATGTTCGGCCCGGCTCTCCCCTTTCAAAAGGGGCGTTTGTTCATACGTCAGTGCGCACGCCCTGACAATAGGTATAAGTGCATGAGCAAACCCTTTGATTTGAGATAACCTTTCCCATACTAACAATTCAAATGAATAATTGCGAATAGACTCGTTGATTCCATAATGCGTCGTCCAGGTATAGGAGTTGCGCAGTTCTTGCAATAGTTCTGTCCACTCGACCATCCGCCGCGGCATGTTCCCAGTGACTTTCTCCGTCAAAATACCAATTGTGAGGGGAAGAATTTCCCTTATCAGGTCAATCGCTTCGATTGTCCGTTCAGTAACACCGCGCTTTGCACCAATCAGCGAAACAAGACATTCTTTTGCGACTTGGAACCACTCGCTCTCCTTATCTCTTAGCAGCAGTCCCACAGCGTAACCGGCTTGGTGAACATGACTGACAATCGCTCCCCAGAAAGTATCATTTTGCTCTTTATTTATTAAATATCCTTTTGCAATTTGCTTATAATTACCCTCGTAAGCCACAACTACAGCGGAGTAAAAATATTTATACAGGACAGGGTCTCCACTGGAAATACGATCAATTTGAGATAACTCCGGTGCATCAATCGTTCCTGCCAACTTAGTGACTTCTGCTGGAGGGTAACCTGCTATCGCGGCAAAGCTAGCAAGTTCAACATTGCTGTTTTCAGAATTATGCTCCAAGTATTGTGCTAACGCAATTTTCAGAAAGTCCAACCGGTTATAAAACGCAGCTACCCTCATTACATAATAACAAACCAATGCATTGGGGAAGAGCATTTTGACACGCAGGATAGAGAACAGCCGATTTCGTTGATCAAACTTCACCAGAGAGTCGATGTACGCCTCCAGGTGAGGAGCATAACCTGGTGAAAACAAATCCTTTCGTTCGAGAACATCCGGAGTGAAATCAAACTGTGACAGCCAAGATACGGCCCGCCCATGATTTGATGTATATAGCGCTAGACATTTGGCAATCTCGATCACCTGATGCTTCTTTTGTCTACCGTCAGAAAAACTGCCGTCAAATTCGGAAGTAAACACTTCAAATAACTGTTTTCCCCGTTCAATTCGATTTGTCTCAGCCATATAATACATGACCTTTAGAGCGGTTTCGCGATTTACCAACCATCTGTCTGCCTCAGATGAGTATGCAAAAGACATGAGATCTTGCTCGCGGCCTTGTGCCAGCAACGTTTCTGCGAGTAAAGTACGATTTAAATTTTCCTGGAGCCGTTCGCTTGTTCTAAACTTTAAAGCTCCCAACCGGCTTAACGCGACTATATCTTGAAGCTGGTAAGCTGATTCGATTGCAGTGTTTAACGTCTCATCAATTTCTCTTGAAGGACGACAATGCTGCAGTGATCGTTCTATGAAATCGGCATTCACTTCCTCTATAATATAATGCCACTGACCGACCTCCTGGGCGTACGCAAAGACATGTCCAAACCATCGTGGTGTATTTATCTTTTCCTTAAGGTATGAAAAGATGGATTTTCTAACTTCGGTTGTCCAGTCTTCCGGTAATTGCTCGATAATAAATTCTTTGAAACTGTTATGAAACACGGAAAGTCTGTCGTCCGAATTGCGCAGCAAATGACTCATCGTTTTGAAGGCATCTTCAAAATCCGCTCTCTGCAGACCGGATATGGCCATCAATTCTTCACGATGAATGTAGAAGCGCAAACATGCCATAACAGCACAAAGGTGTCTAGCGTTACCCATGCCAACCCGTTCGAATTCTTCCCAAATAAAATGATAATACCGAACAATGTTACCCTCGACTGCCGGATATAACGAGGCAACAATGTCCGACGTCGATTCTCCGGCGAGAATCCTTTCTGCGACATAAGACAAATAAAGAGGCAGACCTTGACTCTGCGATTGAATTTCTACAATCTGGGGGTGAGTAAGCCAATTTATGCCTCTTCTTTCAACTAAATAGCTTTCTGTTTCCCGCGGCGTAAACAATGGCATTGCTACATGGCGATCCGCATGGTTTCGAATAAGTCTCAAGAAATAAGGCCATTTGTGAAGTTCCTGACTCCCAATCAAAATGATCATACCGGCAGGCACCTCGGCTGGCAATGCCGAGATTACCGTATCCCTGATTTCCGATTCCAGTCGTTCCGCATGATCCAGTCCGTCTAAAAACAACAAAAATCTTCGGCCACGGCTAGATACATGCTTCGCTATAGCTTGTACACACTCATTAAAGTTGCCTTCACTATAATCGTACCGCCGACGCAGAATCCCGCGGTAGCGACGCTGCAATTCATGCAATAAATTTGAACGCAAACTCTCGGCTTTCACTCTACTACGCTGTGCATTGTCATGAACGCCCACAAAGCAATAGTAAGAGATCACTTCAAATTTTTCGTCACTCAGATTTCTGATGTATTCAGTCAGGGAAGTAGACTTGCCGCTTCCAGGTGGACCGGTAACAATGACATAACCATCGGCAACCTTCGATAAAGCATTGTCGAGGCGCCTTCCCAAAGTTTCCGGTTCCATATAGTGATCCTGTTGTACGGGAAATACTTGCGGAAGCAATAACGTATTCTGTGTACGGAGAATAATCTCCTCGATGACCTTAAGAGTGATCGGCTCTCTCGACTCGATCGCGTAGGTTTTGATAGCCTGTAGAAAATCATAGAAAACGGCGTCGCCTGATAATCCAAGCTCTCGATCCAACTGGACAATTCGAATGTAATCGGACAACTCCTTGATTTGTGGCAGACGAAGGAGAAATTGAAAGCTACAGAGCAGTTGCCGGAAATCATCTTCCAATAATCCGGACGCCTCTCTCATCTCCAAGCGCAGCCGCTTCAAGTCTCCTCTAATCCGATCTTCTATAAACACCTGCCTAAAGGTTCCATCTTCCTCTATACAATTGACTAAACTTGCATCCAATGCGCGATTAGAGCAAAGTCGAACCTTGATGGGTTGCTCCGGGAATCGCTCACTTAACATTTTCCAACTGTCGGCAAATTTCTTGAGAAATACCGGACTCTTCGGGTCTAGAAAGTGAGAGGCTTCATATACGTCAAATGCATGGACTGCATATTTTACCTGGTTACCGATCATTTGATCATCATCGAAGATGACGATATCATCCAAGTTTCCCGAACGTTCATACTCCAAATACATTTGAAAAGGCTTGTTTGCAATGTAGTATTCCAATGCGAATTGCAAAGCGGCCAAATCCTGAAAATCGTCACCTTTGCGCCGTGAACTCCCCAGTTTCCCCACTTCCGGCAATGCGTCCCCCTCCAATCATAACGGTTTTATAGAAATAAGTTGTTTTTCATCCTTGCTCATTCTCACTTGCTCTTAAATTTATGAATAAGGTCAACTTTTCTTCCATTAAATTTGCATACAGATCTAATCTCATGAAAACCAGGGACGTCATCAGTCATGTTAGTAACCACAATCTTTTCTTGAAATCCCATACAAACCAACGTTACAGAATATTGTTGCATATAGCTACAAATTAGGTCGTGGCTGATTAGAAGGCCATTTGTGTCACCGTTTATACAGATAATTTCCTTCTCACGAGATTCATTGATCCAAGACGAATGTCCGTCCCATTTCAATCCACCATAAGCAATTAGATTTGGTGAAGGAACTATTAGGTTATCTCCCTCTCCTTCTTCGCTACAGTCATACTCAAAATTCTTGCCTCGAAGTAAATCAATTGTCGTAATTTGTGCTTTCGTTCCGGGTATATTATTTTCCAGAAACAAGTCTCCCGTTTCTACTGTCTGATTCAAAGTAAGTGAATCGGGATATTCCCCAAGTAAAATACGATAATTATCTGGCGTATATTCTGAATGATCAGGATACCATTCTTCTAGCAGTATTGCTTGTTTCATTTTAGTCATATTTCGATTGGGCACAAAAACGGATGTTATCATTGTTGTAAAATAACGATATGGGTATCCGTCCTCCGTTGTATCCTTAACAATTCCCTTAATAGGATAATAGAGCGACAAATGAATCCATTCTTTTCCATTTCCATCAGTTACTCGAAGTGAATTCGTTATGTCCGGGAAATCATCCTGATGAATCCACTCCTCATGGGAGACTTGACTTACTTGATCAAAATCATATTCTACCGGCTTCCACCAACGTTTATCACTACTTTTCTCCTGAGTACTGTAAGCCCTAAGATCAGTTGGATCGATATCACGAAAATTTATTCCCTGTATCGCTGCTGCCTTAGTATTCCTACCGGAATTCCATCGATCAACCTTCTTTGGAATATGATCAGCAAAAATAGCGCCCAAGCGATGAAGCAATATCCAATAATATTTCTTTCCAAGCCGTTCTGCCCAAATCGGCTTTCCCCGACCTCCTCCAAATTTGCTTATCATATACCGATCATACTTATAACATCTCTCATCTAGACCTGGATATCCTAGATTAGATACACTTAAAATAAACCAACGATGTACCTGTTCCTCCGTGATCCCGGCTGCCTTTAAATCGTATTCATTGAGTAATCGAGGCTTTAATTTATATCGCGCAAAGTCGGTTCCTATACCTTGACCAAGAGCCATGTCGCGTTGAAAAGCAGTTTGCTGCGTTAATTCCACAATATCTTCCTCAGTCGGCCAGTGAATGGGCCACAAACTGTTATATGGTGGACGAAATTGATTCGGTTGTACTTCACTCAGAACTCCGCGATGATACGCATATTCCAAGATTAATCTCAACCAGTCGCGAATAAGTGCATTTACAGGAACCTTACCATCCTTAAATACTTTATTGTAAATTGACTTGCTGAGTTCTCCTAATACATCATCGTTTTCAAGTAACATCACAGCACTATAGGCTGCTAAACAGACTCTCTCTACAACGTAGTCATCATCTACATTTAAAAAATAGATTACCACATACCTCATAATCTCAGGGGATGAAACAAATATTCTCGTTAATCCTTTTGTGGCTCGGTCTCTCACACGCCGATCAGAAGAAGCACAAAACCATGCTAGAGTGAAAGCCCAGTTAGTGGCCGTTTCTTTGCCAAAAAACGAAAGTTCAGCTTTCAAAGCCCAATTCAATAGACGCCAACCTGCGCCACGCGTCTGGTAATCTTCATGCAAAATATAGCACCAAAACGTATCTCTGGTCGTCATACGTGTTTTTCTAAGCAAACGGTCTAGAAAATTTGCATTAAAAGGATGATTAGGAACCACAGCTGCATTCATGATTGCTTGCATAGCTGCAATACTCGAATTATGATACGACAATCCTTCTTGCACCAGTTCCTCGGTATGCTCCGTAAAACTCTCAATAGCCCGCCATTGAAACCCATCATACAGTATAGGCAACATCGTCTCGTATCGCGAAATTTGATTTGACAGGTCAACTAATTCGATTCCGAATGTTTCAGGCAAAATAATAGACATGGCTTCCAGCAAACCACGATTTGCCTCTGCATCTTTGTCAGACTTCAAAGCAAAATGTAGCCTTTCCGAAATTTGAGAGACCTCGTGCGTTATACCTTCAATGATCGAGGCTGCAATCATAAAATCCGCAACTCGTTCAAAGGTAAACCTACAAAACCACTCTTTGGGGCCAAGAAGACGCGATCTGTGTTCTACAAATGATATAACCCCTTCTTTTTCAAGGAGCAGCAGTAAAGAACGTGAATGGTCATTTGTAAAGAATATTTGTTCTATAACACTTTTGGCAACTTCTCTTGGAATCAATCGAGCTCCTAATTCTGCCATTTTGTTTGCCAAAGCATTAATAGTCGTATGTATCAAGTTATCACGTTCATCAAACCCATAAACCTTTGACGCCCTATGGTTTATGCCTTCTAGTATCAGACCTACTACGTCCGAAAAGCCGATGTACCCTAGAGGGATTTCGTTCATACCAGCACCTTTTAACCCTTTACATACCAAATGCAAAAATAACGGATTTACAAACTCCTTTTGCAATAGAGGTGTCGTCGGTGATTGTATGCCGTAAAATTCAAAGAATTTTTGAATAGCATCAAATTCTCTCCCTATAAATCCATTATGGATATATTCCGGCCACATACCTCTTTCGTCGATAACATCATTTAAATAGGTGTCGCGGCAAGATATACAAAGCTTTAACCAAGGAAAATGAGCTAGCTGTTGTCGCAAACCCGGCAACCACGCATGTTTCCAGCGCTCTCTCTCTTGGGACTCATTTAGAGCATCAACATAAATAATTGCATATTTACCTGATGCCTCTGCCACAGTATTCAGCATACCCCATAATTCATCACGGCTGATATTACCCGAAAATCCTAGCTTGCTTGCAATGACTTCCCAAGGCTCAGCCCCTGTAAAATCCTCACCAAACAAAACCACACTAACTTGACCTTGAAGATTTTTATATTTTGCATGATCGATAATGGCGTGAGTCTTGCCAACGCCAGCAGGTCCTCTAAGAAGCATCGTAGAACTTCTTGGAAGACTCGTTTCTGGTCCTTGCAACCACTCTTGAAGTTTATACAAACATTTGATTAGATCACGCGCCGAGTCAATCTTCGCAGCAGGAAATTCGCACATGTACTCTGCTTGAAATTGACGAAAACTAGGTGTATCCGCATTTTCGCCATGCTCTAAGAGGAACTCTTGTAAAAATTGCTCTTCGATCTCCTCTATACTTCCAAGCAAACGATTTGTCAGGGTTGCACATAAAGTATAATTAAACTGTGAATCAATACATGTTAAATTGTTTAGCTCCCCTCTTAACTGACTTAACTCGTCAGTAATTATGCGGACAAATTCAACCAGATGACCGGAGAGATTTTGCTCCCGACTTACGTCTCTTTCCCAGTGCTTGATTTCTATTACTACATATTTTTGTATTTCTTTTGCCTGATGAAGCCACTTATCTGAACAGGAAAATGCCTCTAGAATATCAAATGCAGGTACATCTATTGAGAGAGCAGGAGAGTATCGATGTCCAGCCTGTGCTTCTGCTTCTTGTAGTCTCTGCTGAAACCACTGAGGAGTTAGTATTTCACGATCAAACCAGTAGCGCCGCATCCCTCCACCATTATCCACTTCAATAAGTCGATCTCTTAAGACGCTTTCGGTCCAGAATTCTATTCTAGGATGAGCACCTTGCTCGGCTAAAATTGCTAGCCTTTGCTGCACCCATTCTTCAAGCTTCTGAACCTGGCTTCTCCCCCGGCGTCCATTGGCTCGCGGTCCGGTAGGATCAAATGGAATGCAAAAAATAAATCGAGATAACGTTGGATGGTTCATAAATGCAGCACTTATGGAGTCTTCCATTTGGATAAATTGGGTTTGTTCTAGTCCGTCGAAGTACTTGGCTTGAATCCCCCATTTCTCCCCATCTGGTAGTTGCCAGATTGCTTCGACTCCTCCGTCTCCACCAGAACCACGAAAACGAAAAAATCTGCTACCTTGTGGTAACTCACTAGCAAAAGTACGACGAAATATTTGACAACATAACTCCTCGAAAGAATCCCTAGCGCCGTTTTGAAAAGTCCGAATTTGTTTAAAGTTAATTTCCCTCATTCAATTTCTCCCCTGCTTACGCATGTTTGCAAAAACAAAATCAATTGCACGGCTGAATTAAGAATTTCATTGAATACTCCACGTAAGTCTTTTTCACCTATAGCAAATACTTTACAAATCTTCTCGTAGTTCTTTCCTTTTCGATGACCTACTCCAGATGAACGTAATTCATATAAATTTCTTAAAAATTTGATATGGACTTCAAACCCAGCTATGTTCCGTTGCTTCATCAACAATTCTAGTTTAGACAAGCCTTTGATTTTAGGATCATCAACAACAATGAGTCTCTCAATCTCTTTTTCATTCAAAGAGTCAATAATAATTTTTACAAGTGATAGAACCTGCTGATCAAATTCAGACTGGTCGTTTGTGAGTGGAATACGTAAGCTTTTGTAATGATGCTCATCTTTGCTTTCCAGTGGCTTAAAGAAATTCCAACGATAATGCTCCAGCCACAGTTTTTGAAAAGTTTCAAAGGTCAGCTTAAATATCAAATCCGAGCTTTCTGGGCTAGTCCATTCCGCCAAGAAGTCCCTCTTGAACTTTACAGAACTCATTTGACCGTCGGGAGGGATATTGAAACTTTTCCAGTATGTTTGCTCCTTATCAGGCAAATCCCGCCCCAAATCTCCCAAATAAACGATAACAAAAGAGGGGTGATTATTGTCTATTCTGAGAGACCAAAAACCGTTACATTCTATAGAGCCATCCTTAACTGTGTAGTTCTCAGGTTGAGAATAATATTTATTCAGGACTTCTCTCCTGAAAAATACGGGTGTTAAATAATGTGGCGCATCTGGGTTTCCGCCGAAATAATTGGCTAAATAATCAGGATTGCAATTATAGCTAACATCTGTCCCGTTTTCATCTATTTCTATAATAAAGTTCTGATATTGCCTTTTGGCCTCATAAGGCCAAATTCCGCTCGATTCTTTGGACATTCCTGCTATCAGCTTTTTCCCGATTATTCTAGAGAACGTTTTCAAAGACTTATCTGACATCCAAAAACATTCATTGATGTGGAAATGATATCGAATATCTCCTGACTTGTACTCTTGACTAATTTTTTTACCAATTGACAGTTCAGCTAATGTTTTTTTAGAATAGACATCAGCTTCGACATAAAGCGCTAATCGCAAGTCCTTTATCGCCAAAAACTGTTTTATATATTTAAGCTTAATACGCACTTCGTTATCACTTGCAATGATAGCAGTATCTTCGTCACCATTATCATCAAAGTGCAGGTAATTACTCGTTTTAGAATCATAATAAAAATTGTGGAATAATCGAAACTCCTCCGAAACTTCAACATAAGAGGGCTTTCTACCATGAAAATCTCTTACATATACCAATGGTTCTATCCCACTTTCATTGCCAAACCGTAGATATTTCACTATCGTTGAATTGCCATTGTACTGTTCAGAACATCCTGGCATCCCACGACCAATTAATAAGTCCCAAGAGTCGTTGTTAAGAACATCGTTCACCTTATTTTTTGGTATTAACGCACTCCAATAAGTGATTTTATTCGAGTCGTTATAACTGTTTTTATAAACCGTGACCCATTGTTCTGTTCCCAGTACATTAATAAGATGATTAATTTGTTCTATCTGAAATATAGGATCTTTTTGTT encodes the following:
- a CDS encoding AAA family ATPase, which produces MGKLGSSRRKGDDFQDLAALQFALEYYIANKPFQMYLEYERSGNLDDIVIFDDDQMIGNQVKYAVHAFDVYEASHFLDPKSPVFLKKFADSWKMLSERFPEQPIKVRLCSNRALDASLVNCIEEDGTFRQVFIEDRIRGDLKRLRLEMREASGLLEDDFRQLLCSFQFLLRLPQIKELSDYIRIVQLDRELGLSGDAVFYDFLQAIKTYAIESREPITLKVIEEIILRTQNTLLLPQVFPVQQDHYMEPETLGRRLDNALSKVADGYVIVTGPPGSGKSTSLTEYIRNLSDEKFEVISYYCFVGVHDNAQRSRVKAESLRSNLLHELQRRYRGILRRRYDYSEGNFNECVQAIAKHVSSRGRRFLLFLDGLDHAERLESEIRDTVISALPAEVPAGMIILIGSQELHKWPYFLRLIRNHADRHVAMPLFTPRETESYLVERRGINWLTHPQIVEIQSQSQGLPLYLSYVAERILAGESTSDIVASLYPAVEGNIVRYYHFIWEEFERVGMGNARHLCAVMACLRFYIHREELMAISGLQRADFEDAFKTMSHLLRNSDDRLSVFHNSFKEFIIEQLPEDWTTEVRKSIFSYLKEKINTPRWFGHVFAYAQEVGQWHYIIEEVNADFIERSLQHCRPSREIDETLNTAIESAYQLQDIVALSRLGALKFRTSERLQENLNRTLLAETLLAQGREQDLMSFAYSSEADRWLVNRETALKVMYYMAETNRIERGKQLFEVFTSEFDGSFSDGRQKKHQVIEIAKCLALYTSNHGRAVSWLSQFDFTPDVLERKDLFSPGYAPHLEAYIDSLVKFDQRNRLFSILRVKMLFPNALVCYYVMRVAAFYNRLDFLKIALAQYLEHNSENSNVELASFAAIAGYPPAEVTKLAGTIDAPELSQIDRISSGDPVLYKYFYSAVVVAYEGNYKQIAKGYLINKEQNDTFWGAIVSHVHQAGYAVGLLLRDKESEWFQVAKECLVSLIGAKRGVTERTIEAIDLIREILPLTIGILTEKVTGNMPRRMVEWTELLQELRNSYTWTTHYGINESIRNYSFELLVWERLSQIKGFAHALIPIVRACALTYEQTPLLKGESRAEHFLRLSAIMGRVGLKDESSQWMQYGIRSSLIYGYHKDVTLYHLIDMVSLVGLTNRDKAMQFMAVLLPLVDLMPYLTTGKETSGLHTKAFEAVLLLDRSAAFNLLLHYARSVGKWKVQECLEAYITSSLDEDPYLLWGLTETVANHSSDYTGQMLKTRSHILEMTEVINDKTKHAAFTERYRRFVMTEISPRFWPVDLKEASGYDINMDEEPDSIYRGSEQYLLDGQKYTVQELLELCTGSFDVFCSVVERLNQENSYFYAPKLMNQFLRQYIARASTSTELVRTLEFIKSQRNSPEPTIMKELGQCFVALGDYNNAISSFVLAYHEFLRISHWPATNRYLADIAAIDQQRAAHVLLEACYRSTIGSQGGFTTPAIAAAGLFDLLKENELENVVKEFLTHCASMFAQLPKRYDYSWLYQSNTCTDSEDQSTCFEAKAIEFVFQELDNSEVDLGEKLVRSLVILAIQRPEITLLPLLGRLPEASGRLLRRLLTIIYCVVEEESGIMEPHVELLADLLERDHFLCRIIAMRMLEGLNKKHPLDDKVTEKLIRIEQMYTSGTKYSSLVEAELNADYFEFFDQCVPDFFMRQVAVAEQILEVEPGFLMAAVQYKLMEQEWSIEPEKEQLEQDYGGHVHPQGWPIVMFTTTFFERFMDLLWECVDEVTRMLWLSSNQVDALWHLFQLADPSTAKIGKMLRPGDIKPLIVTDKEEWLKELDMVPAFQTDEPVGDWITVCEWRHLAQDEFNNVPYKQHVIVQAYLVPQLVYGNASAIEEVDHFTEKIGWHTEVSVTETQTAEILQTRGQSRRLLNRESLPLLSVQHNSPFFAGHSIVCSLASFIVQDFKLVFDGLNLLQEDKLVAQYEEWQEGYQDESYSREKLSYGTRLKVHRDLLTAICQRYRKLLCVHIDQEREFYCSIHKRTPDEASRSSQYILYHI